One region of Chlorobiota bacterium genomic DNA includes:
- a CDS encoding cbb3-type cytochrome c oxidase subunit I encodes MPGATNGVFEMPKTTYINAQEGIKSWLLTGDHKRIAILYLISISIFFALGGIFAALIRIELLTPGPDLEAEMYNRAFTAHGIVMVFMFLIPAIPAVLGNFLLPIMIGARDLAFPKVNLLSWYLYMIGGLLTLSAMLMGGVDTGWTFYTPYSTSYSQSYVFLTGLGIFIMGFSSITTGLNFVITTHKMRAPGMTWSRLPLFVWSQYATSLVMLLGTPVIAITVVLLAAERVFGVGVFNPNLGGDPVLFQHLFWFYSHPAVYIMVLPAMGVISELIAAFSRRRVFGYSFVAFSSLAIAIFGFLVWGHHLFVSGQSAYAGIIFSLLSFIVAIPSAVKVFNWTTTLYKGSISYETPMLYALAFIGLFAIGGLTGLFCAALGLDVHITDTYFIIAHFHYVMVGATVIAYLGGIHYWWPKMTGRTYPEFWGKLSAMLIYVGFNLTFFPQFILGYLGMPRRYHVYPPEYQVLNVLSTAGASVLAIGFMMPVFYLLWSLKFGPVAGPNPWGAKGLEWETASPPPTLNFDATPIVTEEAYAYDAEAEESAYQAALQQAKHAK; translated from the coding sequence ATGCCCGGCGCGACCAATGGTGTCTTCGAAATGCCGAAGACCACCTACATCAATGCCCAGGAAGGCATTAAGTCGTGGTTACTCACTGGCGACCACAAGCGGATCGCTATCCTTTACCTGATCTCCATCTCGATCTTCTTTGCTCTTGGGGGCATTTTCGCTGCGCTTATTCGCATCGAGCTTCTAACCCCGGGTCCCGATTTGGAGGCGGAGATGTACAACCGTGCCTTCACCGCGCACGGGATTGTGATGGTTTTCATGTTCCTGATCCCCGCAATTCCAGCGGTGCTTGGGAACTTCCTGTTGCCGATTATGATAGGTGCCAGGGATCTTGCCTTCCCCAAAGTCAACTTGCTAAGCTGGTACCTCTATATGATCGGTGGCTTGCTGACGCTATCGGCAATGCTGATGGGTGGGGTGGACACTGGTTGGACCTTCTACACGCCATACAGCACCAGCTACTCTCAATCCTACGTCTTCCTGACCGGATTGGGGATTTTTATCATGGGGTTTAGCTCCATCACAACGGGCCTGAACTTTGTGATTACCACCCACAAGATGCGTGCGCCCGGGATGACGTGGTCGCGCCTTCCGCTGTTTGTGTGGTCGCAATATGCCACCAGCTTGGTGATGCTGCTTGGCACACCGGTGATTGCTATCACCGTGGTGCTGTTGGCTGCCGAACGGGTGTTTGGTGTAGGGGTCTTCAATCCAAATTTGGGTGGTGACCCTGTGTTATTCCAGCATCTGTTCTGGTTCTACAGCCACCCAGCGGTGTACATCATGGTTCTTCCTGCCATGGGCGTTATCAGCGAGCTGATCGCGGCATTCTCGCGGCGGCGGGTGTTCGGGTATTCGTTCGTTGCCTTCAGTAGCTTGGCCATCGCAATTTTTGGCTTCCTTGTGTGGGGCCACCACTTGTTCGTGAGCGGGCAGTCGGCATATGCGGGTATCATCTTTTCGCTACTCAGCTTCATTGTGGCGATCCCTTCGGCAGTGAAGGTGTTCAACTGGACCACAACCCTCTACAAAGGCTCCATCAGCTACGAAACCCCGATGCTCTACGCGTTGGCGTTTATCGGCTTGTTCGCAATCGGCGGGCTAACGGGGCTGTTCTGCGCCGCGCTTGGCTTGGATGTTCATATCACCGACACCTATTTCATCATTGCCCACTTCCATTACGTGATGGTTGGCGCCACAGTGATTGCCTACCTAGGCGGAATCCACTACTGGTGGCCAAAGATGACCGGGCGAACATATCCAGAGTTTTGGGGGAAGCTATCGGCCATGCTGATTTATGTTGGCTTTAACCTGACGTTCTTCCCGCAGTTCATCCTTGGTTATCTGGGAATGCCGCGCCGGTATCATGTCTATCCGCCTGAGTATCAGGTGCTGAATGTTCTGTCAACCGCAGGCGCATCGGTGCTGGCGATTGGGTTTATGATGCCGGTTTTCTATCTGCTTTGGTCGCTGAAATTTGGTCCAGTTGCCGGACCAAATCCTTGGGGAGCCAAGGGGCTTGAGTGGGAGACGGCATCGCCGCCGCCAACCCTCAATTTCGACGCAACGCCGATTGTCACCGAAGAAGCCTACGCTTACGATGCCGAAGCGGAAGAATCGGCGTATCAAGCCGCACTTCAACAAGCAAAACACGCTAAATAA
- a CDS encoding chloride channel protein — protein sequence MTLNKGIPVSTSLDSTLQRENVSSKKKYDKRKLFRLSFFAVVIAACISLIAKVLVHLIDLITNISFYGNFSIESVSPAQNNYGWLVVIIPVIGGIIVGLMAFYGSAGIRGHGIPEAMEQILTNQSRIKPSITFLKPISSAISIGTGGPFGAEGPIIATGGALGSTLGQILEITPNERKILLASGATAGMAAIFGSPVAAIFLAIELLLFEFSPRSFIPVALACITGAAGHHFLFEEGVVFPMNVNVEAASNFALLFYSIMGLGIGLLAIGATKIVYWIEDLFEKLPIHWAWWPAIGGIAVGVIGFYEPRTLGVGYDNITGILSGSLPIQVMLSLCIFKFLSWSISLGSGTSGGTLAPLLTIGGAVGALAGSVGASWFPEIGISIPLSAVVGMSAMFAGASRAFLTSIVFALETTGQVNALLPLLATCTSAYFVSYFLMDNTIMTEKIARRGVFTPHSYEPDILEKTRVGELVNDSGLIISSQMKIGEVRSWLEQETELQTNYFIIADTDGEYRGLLSSTTLFGLHHHADKEVGELVKRRNLCVHPEDTLKIAVETMAKENVDILPVISGKEISGILSYQHILSVYRNGVDENEKKQAHISLNRRRLKMLVQGQKLISFIKPKK from the coding sequence ATGACTCTCAACAAGGGAATACCAGTATCCACCTCCTTAGACTCCACGCTGCAAAGGGAAAACGTTTCGTCAAAGAAGAAATATGATAAAAGAAAATTATTCAGGCTGTCGTTCTTTGCCGTAGTGATAGCCGCCTGCATCAGCCTTATTGCAAAGGTTCTTGTTCATTTAATTGACCTTATCACCAACATCTCTTTCTACGGAAATTTTTCCATTGAATCCGTTAGCCCTGCCCAGAATAATTATGGCTGGCTTGTGGTGATTATTCCGGTGATTGGCGGCATTATTGTTGGCTTAATGGCTTTTTATGGGTCAGCAGGAATTCGTGGGCATGGCATCCCGGAAGCAATGGAGCAGATCCTTACGAACCAAAGTAGAATAAAGCCTTCCATCACGTTCCTGAAGCCGATTTCATCAGCTATTTCCATTGGAACGGGAGGGCCATTTGGCGCGGAAGGGCCGATTATCGCAACAGGGGGCGCGCTTGGTTCTACGCTTGGCCAAATCTTGGAGATTACCCCAAACGAACGGAAAATTTTGCTGGCTTCCGGCGCAACGGCAGGGATGGCGGCCATTTTTGGCAGCCCAGTTGCGGCAATATTTTTAGCGATTGAATTACTCCTGTTTGAATTTTCGCCACGCTCATTTATTCCAGTTGCATTGGCCTGCATTACCGGCGCAGCTGGCCACCATTTTCTATTTGAAGAAGGCGTTGTGTTCCCCATGAATGTGAATGTAGAAGCGGCCTCCAATTTTGCGCTTCTATTTTACAGCATCATGGGGCTTGGCATTGGGCTGCTTGCCATTGGCGCAACCAAAATAGTCTATTGGATTGAAGACCTGTTTGAAAAACTCCCTATCCATTGGGCATGGTGGCCCGCGATTGGGGGGATTGCCGTTGGAGTAATCGGATTTTACGAGCCAAGAACGTTAGGTGTTGGATACGATAACATCACAGGAATCCTATCCGGTAGTTTGCCGATCCAGGTGATGCTATCACTCTGCATTTTTAAATTTTTGTCGTGGTCTATTTCGTTGGGAAGCGGAACCTCAGGGGGAACGCTGGCTCCGCTGCTGACCATTGGTGGTGCGGTAGGTGCGTTGGCTGGCAGCGTAGGAGCTTCGTGGTTTCCTGAGATCGGTATTTCAATCCCGCTATCGGCTGTGGTTGGGATGTCGGCAATGTTTGCCGGGGCATCCCGAGCGTTCCTTACCTCCATTGTGTTCGCCCTGGAAACCACTGGCCAGGTGAACGCATTATTGCCATTGCTGGCCACCTGCACCTCGGCATATTTTGTCTCCTATTTTTTAATGGATAACACCATTATGACCGAGAAAATAGCCCGTCGCGGTGTCTTCACCCCACACTCCTACGAACCTGATATCCTTGAAAAAACAAGGGTCGGAGAACTTGTGAACGATAGCGGCTTAATTATTAGCAGCCAGATGAAAATCGGCGAAGTGCGAAGCTGGCTTGAGCAAGAAACCGAACTGCAAACCAATTATTTTATCATTGCCGATACGGATGGGGAGTATCGAGGGCTGCTAAGCTCAACCACGCTGTTCGGGTTGCATCACCATGCCGACAAAGAAGTGGGTGAACTGGTAAAACGGAGAAACCTTTGCGTCCACCCCGAGGACACGCTGAAAATTGCTGTGGAAACAATGGCCAAAGAAAATGTGGATATCCTTCCAGTAATCTCCGGCAAAGAAATTAGCGGCATTTTATCCTACCAGCATATCCTGTCGGTGTACCGGAATGGCGTTGATGAAAATGAGAAGAAGCAAGCCCATATCTCCCTTAACAGGCGGCGGCTGAAAATGCTTGTCCAAGGGCAGAAACTCATATCATTTATCAAGCCAAAAAAATGA
- a CDS encoding cytochrome c oxidase subunit 3 family protein: MWAFLVTEVMFFGGLFLAYTFLRWKYHDAVVAASGHLDWILGGVNTGVLLISSLTMAMAVHAAQEGKRKATVNFLILTMILGAVFLGVKAFEYSHKWHDGLFPGFNFHWTENPGYAGGAEMFLFLYFVMTGLHGLHMVVGIGLVAWIIKRANRGDFTPEYNIPVEITGLYWHFVDIVWIFLYPLLYLIQPPHH; this comes from the coding sequence ATGTGGGCGTTCTTGGTCACCGAAGTGATGTTCTTCGGCGGCTTGTTCTTGGCCTACACCTTCCTCCGTTGGAAATACCACGATGCAGTGGTTGCCGCAAGTGGCCATTTGGATTGGATTCTTGGCGGCGTGAACACCGGAGTGCTGCTGATTAGCTCCCTCACCATGGCAATGGCCGTTCATGCGGCCCAGGAAGGGAAGCGGAAAGCAACAGTGAATTTCCTGATCCTCACCATGATTCTTGGTGCGGTCTTCCTGGGCGTGAAAGCCTTTGAATACTCACACAAGTGGCACGATGGCTTGTTCCCAGGGTTCAATTTCCACTGGACGGAAAACCCAGGTTATGCCGGCGGGGCCGAGATGTTCCTGTTCCTCTACTTTGTGATGACCGGCCTGCACGGGCTGCACATGGTGGTGGGGATTGGCTTGGTGGCTTGGATTATTAAACGAGCAAATCGGGGGGATTTCACGCCGGAATACAACATCCCAGTGGAAATCACCGGGTTATACTGGCACTTTGTGGATATCGTCTGGATTTTCCTTTATCCATTGCTCTATCTGATTCAACCACCTCATCATTGA
- a CDS encoding TonB-dependent receptor, whose product MKPSIRHAFLLSFFALCCCAQLAAQTGSLTGRITDAESGKPLSGATIRLSRSDAAARQIGAISGPDGYFTVKSVAAGTYKVVITFLSYAAFEQTVEVKPGQATLLNAALAQNIISNNEVVVSASRRPEKATAAPASVSVVGARQIQERPSLTSIEHIKGVPGVDIVQSGLVQSNTVLRGFNNAFSGALTVLTDNRIAGVPSLRVNAYNFIPLVNDDIQQLEIIRGPASALYGPNAANGVFHTITRSPFSSAGTSISLTAGERNVLQGTVRHAGTLGDNFGYKISGQYMRGDDWGYTDTAETSARAAFLADTNNRGVNPDTLKIGLRDSTIERIGGELRLDYMPIEDLTLIFATGLNQAVNNTDMTGVGAVQAKNWQYSYYQLRTLYKDLFFQAFLNKSDAGQTYLLRTGAPIVDRSTMFVTQLQHSYQLAQAERLTYGADLQLTNPITDSTVNGRNEGDDDISEFGIYLQSETKLIPEMLDLTVAGRFDKHSRLDDPVISPRAALVFAPLKDHTFRLTYNQAYSAPTTSELFLDIIAARTELFNVRAAGVPQSGYNFSFDASGQPIMHSFLADPSQPLSANDVGAIWEGLKQVLIANFPDTAVQSVIRQIPVPPAGAVKTELRAVNPANGTFVSFDPASIANRVPTKPTLTSTIELGYNGIVADRVAISLDLYRSHYTDFVGPLQVITPSVFLEQQSLEGYLTQVFMGAGLPEGQAKLLAGSFAPQVSGIPGDTLLRGVPVGTVTPNEVNDPTAVYLTYRNYGDITLYGYDLGLQVAVAEGLEVKGSVSYVDKNFFRNLDGVADLSLNAPKFKFSVGAEYRNADLGLSVRSLFRHVDGFQVNSGVYLGEVPGYSVVDLNVDYELPWVEGLKATVTAQNLLTFVEGSDASPFSQRHSEFIGTPGLGRLVLGRLSYSFR is encoded by the coding sequence ATGAAGCCTTCCATTCGCCATGCCTTTCTTCTTTCCTTCTTCGCGCTTTGCTGCTGCGCCCAACTGGCCGCGCAAACGGGATCGCTTACCGGGCGCATCACCGATGCCGAATCGGGGAAACCGCTGTCGGGCGCAACCATCCGCCTTTCCCGAAGCGACGCGGCGGCGCGGCAAATCGGCGCAATCAGCGGGCCGGATGGATATTTCACCGTGAAGTCGGTGGCGGCGGGAACGTACAAGGTGGTGATCACCTTCCTGAGCTATGCCGCGTTCGAGCAGACGGTGGAGGTGAAGCCTGGCCAGGCAACACTGCTGAACGCCGCGCTGGCGCAAAACATCATCAGCAATAACGAGGTGGTGGTCTCGGCATCGCGCCGCCCGGAGAAAGCGACCGCGGCCCCGGCATCGGTCTCGGTGGTGGGTGCGCGGCAAATTCAGGAGCGCCCTTCGCTGACCTCAATCGAGCATATCAAAGGGGTTCCCGGGGTGGACATCGTGCAGTCGGGGTTGGTGCAAAGCAACACGGTGCTTCGCGGATTTAACAACGCCTTCAGCGGCGCGCTGACGGTGTTGACCGATAACCGCATTGCCGGGGTCCCATCGCTTCGGGTAAACGCCTACAACTTCATCCCGCTGGTGAACGACGACATCCAGCAGTTGGAGATCATCCGGGGCCCGGCCTCGGCACTCTACGGTCCCAACGCGGCGAACGGGGTGTTCCACACCATCACCCGCTCCCCGTTTTCATCGGCTGGGACCTCCATCTCGCTTACCGCTGGCGAGCGGAACGTGCTGCAAGGGACGGTGCGCCACGCGGGGACGTTGGGGGATAATTTCGGTTATAAAATTTCTGGGCAATACATGCGGGGGGATGATTGGGGATACACCGACACCGCCGAGACCTCCGCACGCGCCGCCTTCCTTGCCGACACGAACAACCGCGGGGTGAACCCCGACACGCTAAAGATTGGATTGCGCGACAGCACGATTGAACGAATCGGCGGCGAGCTTCGGCTGGATTATATGCCGATTGAGGACCTGACACTGATCTTCGCCACCGGACTGAATCAAGCGGTCAACAATACCGACATGACCGGCGTTGGCGCGGTCCAAGCAAAGAATTGGCAATACAGCTACTACCAGCTGCGAACCCTGTACAAGGACCTGTTCTTCCAAGCATTTCTGAACAAAAGTGATGCGGGCCAGACCTATCTGCTCCGCACCGGCGCGCCGATTGTTGACCGCTCCACCATGTTCGTCACGCAGCTGCAACATTCCTATCAGTTGGCTCAGGCCGAGCGGCTTACGTACGGAGCCGATCTTCAGCTTACCAACCCGATTACCGATTCCACGGTGAACGGGCGGAACGAGGGGGACGACGACATCAGCGAGTTCGGCATCTACCTGCAATCGGAAACAAAGCTGATACCGGAGATGCTGGACCTGACGGTGGCCGGGCGGTTCGATAAACACAGCCGTTTGGACGACCCCGTTATCTCACCCCGTGCGGCGTTGGTGTTTGCTCCGCTGAAGGATCACACCTTCCGGCTGACGTACAACCAGGCCTACTCGGCACCAACCACCAGCGAGTTATTTCTGGACATCATCGCCGCCAGGACGGAGCTGTTCAACGTGCGTGCGGCGGGGGTTCCGCAGTCGGGGTACAACTTCAGTTTTGATGCATCGGGGCAACCAATCATGCACTCCTTTCTTGCGGATCCATCCCAGCCACTTTCCGCAAACGATGTTGGCGCAATCTGGGAAGGGTTGAAGCAAGTGTTGATTGCCAACTTCCCCGACACTGCGGTGCAGTCGGTAATCCGCCAGATTCCGGTCCCGCCGGCGGGGGCGGTGAAAACGGAGCTTCGGGCGGTGAACCCGGCCAACGGAACGTTCGTCAGCTTCGACCCCGCAAGCATCGCAAACCGGGTTCCCACCAAACCAACGCTGACCTCCACCATCGAGCTTGGCTACAACGGAATCGTGGCCGATCGTGTGGCCATTAGCTTGGACCTGTACCGCTCCCACTACACCGATTTTGTTGGGCCATTGCAGGTGATTACCCCCTCGGTTTTTCTGGAGCAGCAATCGCTGGAAGGGTATCTGACGCAGGTGTTCATGGGGGCCGGGCTTCCCGAAGGTCAGGCGAAGTTGTTGGCGGGATCGTTTGCCCCGCAAGTCTCGGGCATTCCTGGCGATACGCTGTTGCGAGGGGTTCCGGTGGGGACCGTTACTCCAAACGAAGTGAACGACCCCACGGCGGTCTATCTCACCTACCGGAACTACGGGGACATCACGTTGTACGGCTATGATCTGGGGCTGCAGGTTGCGGTGGCCGAAGGGTTGGAGGTGAAAGGGAGCGTCTCCTACGTTGACAAGAATTTTTTCCGCAACCTTGATGGCGTGGCCGATTTGTCGTTGAACGCACCGAAGTTCAAATTCTCGGTCGGGGCCGAGTACCGCAACGCCGATCTTGGGTTAAGCGTCCGGTCCTTGTTCCGCCATGTGGATGGATTCCAAGTCAACAGCGGCGTCTATTTGGGGGAGGTTCCAGGATATTCCGTGGTGGACCTGAATGTTGATTATGAGCTTCCCTGGGTGGAAGGCTTAAAAGCAACCGTCACCGCCCAGAACCTGCTCACCTTTGTTGAAGGAAGCGACGCAAGCCCGTTCAGCCAACGCCACAGCGAGTTTATCGGCACCCCAGGGCTTGGGCGGTTGGTGCTTGGGCGGTTGTCGTATTCGTTCCGGTGA
- a CDS encoding cytochrome C oxidase subunit IV family protein, whose translation MSGHIVPKKTYYTIFLLLMVLLAVTVLIAYLDLDHATGIGGLNIIVALSIAFTKMMLVVLYFMHMKWSSKLTWIFGGASILWLVLMLVITLADYFSRGWVMFTNK comes from the coding sequence ATGTCCGGTCATATTGTACCCAAAAAAACATACTACACCATCTTCCTGCTGCTGATGGTTCTGTTAGCGGTCACGGTGCTGATTGCGTACCTTGATCTGGACCACGCAACAGGGATTGGAGGGTTGAACATTATTGTGGCCCTTTCCATCGCCTTCACCAAAATGATGCTGGTGGTGCTCTACTTCATGCACATGAAATGGAGCAGTAAACTAACGTGGATTTTTGGCGGGGCCAGCATCCTGTGGCTGGTTCTGATGCTGGTAATCACCCTTGCCGATTATTTCAGCCGTGGCTGGGTGATGTTCACGAATAAGTAG
- a CDS encoding peptidase S10, which produces MPETEQSTTPQPPTPAAQSAAVSEPTDRLVTTHHTIQINGQPVRYSVTAGTMVLKDEVEEEKKEGQTPSNQKAKAEVFFIAYTRSDIADTTARPVTFSFNGGPGSSSVWLHLGVLGPRRVVLDPDGRPLPPPYRLTDNEYSLLDCSDLVFIDPVSTGYSRPMPGEKSREFHGFKRDIESVGDFIRLYVTRYQRWGSPKFLAGESYGTLRASGLAGYLQERYGMYLNGLMLISSILDFQTVAFGATNDLPYLLYLPTYAATAWYHGKLGDELQNRTVDDLLREVEEFAIGKYALALLRGSTIPPDEEAEIAARLAAYTGLSQEYIRRSNLRIDIFRFAKELMRAEGRTVGRLDSRFTGIDRDGVGERPEYDPSMADTTGPFTATMNDYLRRELEFHSDLPYEILNPRVWPWDYSDFENRYVNTAETLRRSMTINPHLKVFVASGYYDLGTPHFAADYTFHHLGLNPALRNNITMKYYESGHMMYIHQPSLVAMKQDLLEFVQSGTGGGGN; this is translated from the coding sequence ATGCCGGAAACAGAACAATCAACCACACCACAACCGCCAACGCCCGCTGCCCAATCCGCCGCTGTATCGGAACCAACCGACCGACTTGTCACCACCCACCACACCATCCAGATTAACGGCCAGCCGGTCCGCTACTCCGTCACCGCCGGCACGATGGTGCTGAAAGATGAGGTGGAGGAGGAGAAAAAGGAGGGGCAAACGCCCAGCAACCAAAAAGCCAAAGCGGAGGTGTTTTTCATTGCCTACACCCGCAGCGACATTGCCGACACAACGGCCCGCCCGGTGACGTTTTCCTTCAACGGAGGCCCCGGGTCCTCCTCGGTTTGGCTCCATCTGGGGGTGCTTGGTCCGCGGCGCGTGGTGCTGGATCCCGATGGCCGCCCCCTGCCCCCGCCATACCGCCTAACCGACAACGAGTACTCCTTGCTTGATTGCAGCGACCTTGTGTTCATTGACCCCGTCAGCACCGGCTACAGCCGCCCAATGCCTGGGGAAAAATCGCGGGAGTTCCATGGGTTCAAACGTGACATCGAGTCGGTGGGGGATTTTATTCGGTTGTACGTTACCCGCTACCAGCGGTGGGGTTCGCCAAAATTTCTGGCGGGGGAAAGCTACGGGACGCTGCGGGCTTCCGGGCTTGCCGGGTATCTTCAGGAGCGGTACGGGATGTATCTGAACGGGCTGATGCTGATCTCCTCCATCCTTGATTTCCAGACGGTTGCGTTTGGGGCAACGAACGATCTTCCCTACCTGTTGTACCTGCCGACCTACGCCGCCACGGCATGGTATCACGGCAAGCTGGGCGATGAACTCCAAAACCGCACGGTGGATGATCTGCTGCGCGAGGTTGAGGAGTTCGCCATTGGGAAGTATGCCCTGGCGTTGCTGCGCGGGTCCACGATCCCCCCCGATGAAGAAGCAGAGATTGCTGCACGGCTGGCGGCCTACACCGGGCTTAGCCAAGAATATATCCGCCGAAGCAACCTGCGGATTGACATCTTCCGGTTTGCAAAGGAGCTGATGCGCGCCGAAGGCCGAACGGTGGGAAGGCTGGACAGCCGGTTCACCGGGATTGACCGCGACGGCGTTGGGGAACGCCCCGAGTACGACCCCAGCATGGCCGACACCACCGGCCCGTTCACCGCAACCATGAACGATTACCTTCGGCGCGAGCTGGAGTTCCACAGCGACCTTCCTTACGAGATACTGAACCCGAGGGTCTGGCCCTGGGACTACTCCGATTTTGAAAATCGCTACGTGAACACTGCCGAGACTTTGCGCCGCTCGATGACCATCAACCCGCATCTGAAAGTGTTTGTGGCCAGCGGATATTACGACCTGGGAACCCCCCATTTCGCCGCCGATTACACCTTCCACCATCTGGGCCTGAACCCCGCGCTGCGGAACAACATCACCATGAAGTACTACGAAAGTGGCCACATGATGTATATCCACCAACCTTCGCTTGTGGCAATGAAGCAGGACCTGTTGGAGTTTGTGCAATCGGGGACCGGCGGCGGGGGCAACTAA
- the coxB gene encoding cytochrome c oxidase subunit II yields the protein MWELPLMPQQASTIAEKVDALYLFLWGLTAFFTLLIFVLILVFAVKYKRGKVADRSNAPDTDHKLEAVWIVVPLAISLVIFGWATSIFFEQVRPPADAVEYFATGKQWMWKFQSPEGKREVNELHVPKGRNIKVTMTSEDVLHDLFFPAFRTKADVLPGRYTNVWFNATKTGTFHIFCAEYCGMQHSLMIGKVIVMEPDEYERWLTSAASGTAGQATADASETPAQAGERLFTQYGCQTCHQGASGTLGPSLAGVYGSEVELQNGEKVKADDDYMRESILNSSAKIVKGYQAVMPNFKGQISEEEVMNLIAYIKAQQGSGATAQNLTPTGKR from the coding sequence CTGTGGGAACTTCCCTTAATGCCGCAACAGGCCTCCACGATTGCTGAAAAAGTGGATGCGCTTTACCTGTTCCTCTGGGGGCTTACGGCGTTTTTTACCCTGCTGATCTTCGTGCTCATCCTTGTATTCGCTGTGAAATACAAGCGTGGAAAGGTGGCCGACCGCAGCAACGCCCCCGACACCGATCACAAGCTAGAGGCTGTGTGGATTGTTGTTCCGCTGGCTATCTCGCTGGTTATCTTCGGCTGGGCAACCAGCATCTTCTTTGAACAGGTGCGGCCACCGGCCGATGCTGTGGAGTACTTTGCCACCGGCAAGCAATGGATGTGGAAATTCCAAAGCCCCGAAGGGAAACGCGAAGTGAACGAGCTTCACGTCCCCAAAGGGCGGAATATCAAGGTGACAATGACCAGCGAGGATGTTCTGCACGACCTGTTCTTCCCCGCCTTCCGCACCAAAGCCGACGTGCTTCCCGGGCGATACACCAACGTCTGGTTCAACGCCACAAAAACCGGGACATTCCACATTTTCTGTGCTGAATACTGCGGGATGCAGCATTCGCTGATGATCGGCAAGGTGATTGTGATGGAACCCGACGAGTACGAACGCTGGCTGACCAGTGCCGCCAGCGGAACCGCAGGCCAAGCCACCGCCGATGCCAGCGAGACACCAGCACAAGCCGGGGAACGGCTCTTCACACAATATGGCTGCCAGACCTGCCATCAAGGTGCGTCCGGGACGCTTGGCCCGTCGTTGGCTGGGGTGTACGGGTCGGAAGTTGAATTGCAAAACGGCGAGAAAGTCAAGGCTGATGATGATTACATGCGGGAGTCCATCCTTAATTCATCAGCGAAAATTGTGAAGGGATATCAGGCGGTAATGCCGAACTTCAAAGGGCAGATTTCGGAGGAGGAGGTGATGAACCTTATCGCCTACATCAAGGCACAGCAAGGAAGCGGCGCAACCGCACAGAACCTGACACCAACCGGCAAGCGATAA
- a CDS encoding TetR/AcrR family transcriptional regulator, translating into MSIFVIDKLFLQKSMSTQQRIVAKALELFNEKGIEYVGMRELAAALDTKLGNITYYFPTKEDLILQVTMDLSEANAAILQEDEKMTIQSYLQMSQRHYECQYQYRCIFLSFVHLRKQYEKLSDIYRRGEDLRRKTVLKNLGYLTQNKYLRGLTASESTFLTSAILLLSRFWISEAAISYGNLKPAEQIRHYIGILANILSPYCSAKGKGQLAEFLDG; encoded by the coding sequence ATGAGCATCTTTGTCATTGACAAGTTATTTTTGCAAAAAAGTATGAGCACACAACAACGCATTGTCGCCAAAGCCCTTGAGCTTTTTAACGAGAAAGGGATAGAGTACGTAGGGATGCGGGAGCTTGCCGCCGCCCTTGATACCAAGCTGGGAAACATCACCTACTATTTTCCCACAAAGGAGGATTTGATTTTGCAGGTCACCATGGATCTATCCGAAGCGAATGCTGCGATTTTACAGGAGGATGAGAAGATGACAATCCAATCGTACCTGCAGATGAGCCAGCGGCATTATGAATGCCAATATCAATACCGGTGTATTTTTTTAAGTTTTGTCCATTTACGCAAGCAGTATGAAAAGCTATCCGATATCTATCGGCGGGGGGAGGATTTGCGCAGGAAAACTGTCTTGAAAAATCTTGGATACCTGACCCAGAATAAATATCTACGGGGGCTGACTGCTTCCGAAAGCACGTTCTTAACATCGGCAATATTACTGCTATCCCGCTTTTGGATTTCCGAGGCAGCCATCTCCTACGGCAATTTGAAGCCGGCGGAACAAATCCGGCACTATATTGGAATTTTGGCCAACATCCTTTCCCCCTATTGCTCAGCGAAAGGCAAAGGCCAGTTAGCAGAATTTCTTGATGGATAG